A genomic region of Streptococcus suis contains the following coding sequences:
- a CDS encoding TIGR00266 family protein: MSDNRMKYTIDSNMQFPLVEIALEAGESAYIQQGSMVYHTPSVTLNTKLNARGGSGFGKLMGAIGRSMVSGESMFITQAISNSDDGKIALAPSTPGQVIALELGAEQYRLNDGAFLALDGSAQYKMERQSVGKAFFGGQGGLFVMTTEGRGTLLANAFGSIKKLTLDGGSITIDNAHVVAWSRDLDYNIHMENGFLQSIGTGEGIVNTFTGYGEIYVQSLNIETFAQVIGNHIVGAGGDGGGGSTSLLDAIF, from the coding sequence ATGTCAGACAATCGGATGAAATATACTATCGATAGTAATATGCAGTTTCCTTTGGTGGAAATCGCCTTGGAAGCTGGTGAATCAGCTTATATTCAACAAGGGAGCATGGTCTACCATACGCCGAGTGTGACCTTGAATACCAAGCTCAATGCGCGTGGTGGTTCAGGTTTTGGTAAATTGATGGGGGCCATCGGTCGGTCAATGGTATCAGGCGAATCTATGTTTATCACGCAAGCCATTTCCAATAGCGACGACGGAAAAATTGCACTTGCGCCTTCAACGCCAGGTCAGGTTATTGCCTTGGAACTGGGGGCAGAGCAATACCGCCTCAATGATGGTGCTTTCCTTGCCCTAGATGGTTCTGCCCAATATAAAATGGAACGCCAGAGTGTTGGGAAAGCTTTCTTTGGTGGTCAGGGTGGACTCTTTGTGATGACTACAGAGGGGCGCGGAACACTTTTGGCGAATGCGTTTGGTTCTATTAAGAAGCTAACTTTAGATGGTGGAAGTATCACCATTGACAATGCTCATGTGGTTGCGTGGAGTCGTGATTTGGACTACAATATCCATATGGAAAATGGTTTCCTCCAATCTATTGGTACAGGTGAAGGAATCGTTAATACCTTTACAGGTTATGGAGAAATCTATGTACAGAGCTTGAACATTGAAACCTTTGCTCAGGTCATTGGCAATCATATTGTCGGTGCAGGTGGTGACGGTGGTGGTGGAAGCACATCATTGCTGGATGCGATTTTTTAA
- a CDS encoding histidine phosphatase family protein has product MQILFVRHSEPDYSMFDQPDNPRLYAGFGRDLAPLTEKGRALAQKVASSSVFAQAKVVIASSVTRALETATYIAHAQQLPLLVEPFFHEWRPDLLGQNASQDEAILAHRLFLENSGAVPESSPVRYETAAEMKERFLQALEKYKAYDRIVIVCHGMLIRQFVPKETIAYCEILEYTI; this is encoded by the coding sequence ATGCAGATTCTCTTTGTGCGGCATTCCGAGCCTGACTACAGTATGTTTGACCAGCCTGACAACCCTCGGCTGTACGCAGGTTTTGGACGGGATCTGGCTCCCCTGACTGAAAAGGGAAGGGCTTTGGCCCAGAAAGTTGCCAGCAGTTCTGTTTTTGCTCAGGCTAAGGTGGTTATCGCTTCAAGCGTCACGCGGGCCTTGGAGACTGCAACTTACATTGCTCATGCCCAGCAACTACCTCTTCTGGTCGAGCCCTTTTTTCATGAGTGGCGACCAGACCTACTGGGACAAAATGCCAGTCAAGATGAGGCTATCTTAGCTCATCGATTATTTTTGGAAAATAGCGGAGCGGTGCCTGAGTCTTCTCCTGTTCGTTATGAGACTGCTGCGGAGATGAAAGAGCGATTTTTACAGGCCCTTGAAAAATACAAAGCCTATGACCGAATCGTTATCGTCTGTCACGGTATGCTGATACGCCAGTTTGTCCCCAAAGAAACCATAGCCTACTGCGAAATCCTAGAATACACTATATAG
- a CDS encoding MFS transporter encodes MKKILKNATYLWVLTADMLSNFGDVVYYLALMNYVLLVPNSRLALAIVTFSEIFPSFMGLFTGYLADKTVNKISTIKLTLLFRVLLYLILGFCMGFEPALWIVVVAATFNVFADFAGFYENGLYTPLGLRVAPKEEREQYSAFRQTVTSLLNIAFQALSALLVGLLSYQNLAFLNAGTFLASLLIMQLLTPAFRQLLTEQPLKIAEQPSQPEQATKGPGILASFKQAIVELRKIPEFRLVLITSPIINACGAILYPILVLLISEDPNLVFLNVETTLALTILIFFVGNILGSTLVFTLFKKTSMVTLEVAATFSLLGVFVGMLLHQLPIIFFFLTTMGISSGASGPKFNAKFVNSMPEEQLATIGGAVSTYFMLGQAFTRLLVSGLVLVLAVDQISGLFLTATGLLVLYVLYWLARNQKTPQNQSA; translated from the coding sequence ATGAAAAAGATTTTGAAAAATGCGACTTACCTCTGGGTACTGACTGCGGATATGCTGTCCAATTTTGGCGATGTGGTCTATTATCTGGCCCTGATGAACTATGTCTTGCTGGTGCCAAACAGCCGTCTGGCGCTGGCGATTGTGACTTTCTCAGAAATCTTTCCTAGCTTTATGGGCCTCTTCACAGGCTATCTGGCAGACAAGACGGTCAACAAAATCAGTACTATCAAGCTGACCCTTCTCTTCCGTGTCCTTCTCTACCTCATCCTCGGATTCTGCATGGGCTTTGAGCCAGCCCTCTGGATTGTCGTGGTGGCTGCAACTTTCAATGTCTTTGCAGACTTCGCTGGCTTCTATGAAAACGGCCTCTATACACCTCTGGGATTACGCGTAGCGCCCAAAGAAGAGCGGGAGCAGTACTCGGCTTTTCGCCAGACCGTGACCAGCCTCCTCAACATCGCCTTTCAGGCCCTCTCTGCCCTCTTGGTCGGCCTCCTCTCCTATCAAAACCTTGCCTTTCTCAACGCCGGCACCTTTTTAGCCTCCCTCCTCATCATGCAGCTGCTGACGCCAGCCTTTCGCCAACTCCTGACGGAGCAGCCTTTGAAAATAGCAGAGCAGCCGAGCCAGCCTGAGCAGGCAACCAAGGGTCCGGGCATTCTAGCTTCTTTCAAGCAAGCCATCGTGGAGCTGCGCAAGATCCCTGAGTTTCGCCTGGTCCTGATTACCAGCCCCATAATCAATGCTTGCGGAGCGATTCTGTATCCTATTCTGGTCCTGCTGATTAGCGAAGACCCAAATCTTGTCTTCCTCAATGTTGAAACAACTCTTGCCCTGACCATTCTGATTTTCTTTGTCGGCAACATCTTGGGTTCGACCTTGGTCTTTACCCTTTTCAAAAAGACCAGCATGGTGACGCTTGAAGTGGCAGCCACTTTCTCTCTTCTTGGCGTTTTTGTCGGAATGTTGCTACATCAACTGCCAATTATTTTCTTCTTCCTTACTACAATGGGGATTAGTTCTGGAGCTAGTGGCCCTAAGTTTAATGCCAAGTTTGTTAATTCCATGCCAGAGGAGCAGCTGGCAACTATCGGCGGAGCGGTATCGACCTATTTTATGCTAGGTCAAGCCTTTACTCGACTACTGGTATCAGGTTTGGTCTTGGTATTAGCCGTCGATCAGATTAGCGGACTTTTCCTAACGGCAACTGGCTTGTTGGTCCTCTATGTCCTCTACTGGCTGGCACGTAATCAAAAAACACCTCAAAATCAGTCTGCTTAG
- a CDS encoding virulence RhuM family protein produces MKELQFLIYRAENDQEKASVIVSDETIWASQKEMARLFDVGVPAISKHLKNIFEEGELDEHSVISKMETTASDGKNYLTSYYNLDAIISVGYRVNSQKATKFRQWATTVLREYMIKGFAMDDERLKQGENLLEKDYFRELLERVRSIRASERRIWLQITDIFAEIAIDYDANSLMTKQFYAHVQNKFHYAITGKTAAEIIYEKADHTKANMGLVTWKHSPDGRILQSDALVAKNYLNEKEIRSLERSISGYFDYLERQIEQGKTQTMQDLADSIDRFLAFQDYELLEGYGQITRQSAKEKARSEYAIFNKTQKINSDFEKLLEDLSSK; encoded by the coding sequence ATGAAGGAATTACAATTTTTAATTTACCGAGCAGAAAATGACCAAGAAAAGGCTAGTGTTATTGTCAGTGACGAGACGATTTGGGCCAGTCAAAAGGAAATGGCAAGACTATTTGATGTTGGTGTGCCAGCTATCAGCAAACATTTGAAAAATATTTTTGAAGAAGGCGAACTAGATGAGCATTCAGTTATTTCCAAAATGGAAACAACTGCAAGTGATGGTAAAAATTATCTAACTAGCTATTACAATCTCGATGCCATCATTTCCGTCGGTTATCGTGTCAATTCTCAAAAGGCTACTAAGTTTAGGCAGTGGGCAACAACTGTGCTTCGAGAATACATGATTAAAGGTTTTGCCATGGATGATGAGCGTTTGAAGCAAGGCGAAAACCTGTTGGAAAAAGATTATTTCCGTGAGCTCTTAGAACGAGTTCGTTCTATCCGTGCTAGTGAACGACGAATTTGGTTACAAATCACAGATATTTTTGCAGAGATTGCGATTGATTATGACGCTAATAGCTTGATGACTAAGCAATTCTATGCTCATGTGCAAAATAAATTTCATTATGCGATTACAGGTAAAACAGCTGCAGAAATTATTTATGAAAAGGCAGACCACACCAAAGCGAACATGGGGTTGGTAACCTGGAAGCACTCTCCTGACGGACGTATTTTGCAATCGGACGCTCTTGTGGCTAAAAATTATCTGAACGAAAAGGAAATTCGTTCGCTGGAACGTAGTATTTCGGGCTACTTTGACTATCTGGAGCGACAAATTGAGCAAGGAAAAACTCAGACCATGCAAGATTTGGCAGATAGTATTGACCGATTTTTAGCCTTTCAAGATTATGAACTTTTAGAGGGGTATGGTCAAATTACAAGGCAGTCAGCCAAGGAGAAAGCTCGGTCAGAATATGCAATTTTTAATAAAACCCAAAAGATAAATTCTGATTTTGAAAAATTACTAGAAGATTTATCCTCAAAATAA
- a CDS encoding LiaF transmembrane domain-containing protein: MKRFMIGCLVIGLAVLVLLRDSLGLHLAMPFWTTVWFVLTFVTGFHRLVKQDWLASIFCFGLAFIAVNSVYDWVKFGTWNMVLSLVLLCLGLKLMLKPKKRRLAHGVGTGVIGDKGRDTAFGSSTRYIHEENFIHDSVDVAFGSSTIYFDQAVILGDKADFYIDAAFSNITLYLPADWQAVVELDSAMSTTNNYASEPKEKVLLVTGDMAFSTLNIYSM, translated from the coding sequence ATGAAACGTTTTATGATAGGTTGTTTAGTGATTGGATTAGCGGTCTTGGTATTGCTAAGGGATTCCTTAGGCTTACATCTGGCCATGCCGTTTTGGACAACTGTTTGGTTTGTTTTAACCTTTGTGACGGGTTTTCACCGTTTGGTGAAGCAGGATTGGCTTGCCAGTATCTTTTGTTTCGGTCTGGCTTTTATAGCGGTGAACTCAGTTTACGATTGGGTGAAGTTTGGGACTTGGAATATGGTTCTATCGCTTGTTCTTCTTTGCCTTGGCTTGAAACTGATGCTTAAGCCGAAGAAGCGTAGACTGGCACATGGAGTTGGTACAGGAGTGATTGGCGATAAGGGGCGTGATACAGCTTTTGGTTCCTCGACTCGTTATATCCATGAGGAGAATTTTATTCATGACAGTGTTGATGTAGCCTTTGGATCTAGTACGATCTATTTTGATCAGGCGGTGATTCTAGGTGATAAGGCAGATTTTTATATCGATGCGGCCTTTTCAAATATCACACTCTACCTGCCTGCTGACTGGCAAGCGGTAGTAGAGTTGGATAGCGCCATGTCAACAACTAACAATTATGCATCTGAGCCAAAAGAAAAGGTTCTCTTGGTGACGGGTGATATGGCATTTTCTACATTAAATATTTACTCTATGTAA
- a CDS encoding LytTR family DNA-binding domain-containing protein, whose product MKVRVEFDDSLDQVEVVIRTSQLGPEIEQIQQALQQVSRPSLVFYKGSSEYFLSLGDILFFETDGTKIFAHTSDDAYEVKMKLYELEEYLPIYFCRVAKSTIVNSKVVYSLDKSFSGTSRISFYKTHKEVHVSRHYYHLLKEKLQEMR is encoded by the coding sequence ATGAAAGTTAGGGTTGAATTTGATGACAGCTTAGATCAGGTTGAAGTTGTTATCCGAACCAGTCAGCTGGGGCCAGAGATTGAACAGATTCAGCAAGCTTTGCAACAAGTTAGTCGTCCCTCGCTTGTTTTTTACAAGGGGAGCAGCGAGTATTTTCTGTCATTGGGTGACATACTTTTCTTTGAAACGGACGGAACCAAGATTTTTGCTCATACAAGCGATGATGCCTACGAGGTTAAGATGAAACTCTATGAACTTGAGGAGTATTTGCCTATCTACTTTTGTCGGGTAGCTAAGTCAACTATTGTCAATAGCAAGGTAGTTTATTCGCTAGATAAGTCCTTCTCAGGCACCAGTCGGATTTCCTTCTATAAGACTCACAAGGAAGTTCACGTGTCGCGACATTATTACCATTTATTAAAAGAAAAGTTACAGGAAATGAGGTAG
- a CDS encoding dUTP diphosphatase — MKIRGFELVSQFTDENLLPKRETAHAAGYDLKAAETVSLEPGEIKLVPTGVKAYMQANEVLYLYDRSSNPRKKGLVLINSVGVIDGDYYGNPANEGHIFAQMRNITEETVVVEAGERIVQAVFAPFLLADGDQADGVRTGGFGSTGK, encoded by the coding sequence ATGAAAATCCGTGGATTCGAACTGGTCAGCCAGTTCACAGATGAAAATTTATTGCCAAAACGAGAGACAGCCCACGCAGCAGGTTACGACCTGAAGGCTGCAGAAACCGTCAGCTTGGAGCCAGGAGAGATTAAGTTGGTTCCAACAGGTGTCAAGGCCTATATGCAGGCCAACGAGGTCCTCTATCTCTACGACCGTTCGTCCAACCCTCGCAAGAAGGGCCTGGTCCTGATTAACTCGGTTGGGGTTATCGACGGAGACTACTATGGCAATCCAGCTAATGAAGGTCATATCTTTGCCCAGATGCGAAATATCACAGAGGAAACCGTCGTGGTGGAAGCTGGCGAGCGGATTGTACAGGCTGTTTTTGCCCCCTTCCTCTTGGCTGACGGCGACCAGGCCGACGGCGTTCGGACGGGCGGATTTGGCTCGACGGGGAAATAG
- a CDS encoding lactococcin 972 family bacteriocin, whose amino-acid sequence MKKFAKLGFALGIACSLMVSTVAFADFVDGGEWHYGVGWTGTYGYSNYHHPTRSHTATVKNGQHENRQRQGAGIWAKASITKIPPTGMEYFYGF is encoded by the coding sequence ATGAAAAAGTTTGCTAAATTAGGTTTTGCCTTGGGAATTGCTTGTAGTTTAATGGTATCCACAGTCGCCTTTGCAGATTTTGTCGATGGTGGCGAATGGCATTATGGAGTTGGATGGACAGGAACCTACGGGTATTCCAACTACCATCATCCAACACGTTCTCATACCGCTACTGTAAAAAATGGGCAACATGAAAACCGTCAACGCCAAGGCGCAGGTATTTGGGCAAAAGCATCTATTACCAAAATCCCACCAACTGGCATGGAATATTTCTATGGTTTTTGA
- the radA gene encoding DNA repair protein RadA → MIIAKKKTTFVCQSCEYHSPKYLGRCPNCGSWSSFVEEVEVAEVKNERVSLTGEKTRPMKLNEVSSIQVARTKTNMEEFNRVLGGGVVPGSLVLIGGDPGIGKSTLLLQVSTQLSTIGTVLYVSGEESAQQIKLRAERLGDIDSEFYLYAETNMQSIRTEIEKIKPDFLIIDSIQTIMSPDISSVQGSVSQVREVTNELMQIAKTNNIATFIVGHMTKEGTLAGPRTLEHMVDTVLYFEGERQHTFRILRAVKNRFGSTNEIGIFEMQSQGLVEVLNPSEVFLEERLDGATGSAIVVTMEGTRPILAEVQALVTPTMFGNAKRTTTGLDFNRASLIMAVLEKRAGLLLQNQDAYLKSAGGVKLDEPAIDLAVAVALASSYKDKPTNPQECFIGEIGLTGEIRRVNRIEQRINEAAKLGFTKVYAPKNSLTGIKVPKEITVIGVTTIGEVLQKVFN, encoded by the coding sequence ATCATCATCGCTAAGAAAAAAACAACCTTTGTCTGTCAATCCTGCGAGTACCACTCGCCCAAGTATCTGGGCCGTTGTCCAAACTGTGGCTCCTGGTCTAGCTTTGTCGAGGAAGTGGAAGTTGCAGAAGTCAAGAACGAGCGGGTCAGCCTGACAGGTGAGAAGACCCGTCCCATGAAACTCAATGAAGTTTCCTCCATTCAAGTGGCCCGCACCAAGACCAACATGGAAGAGTTCAACCGCGTCCTCGGTGGCGGTGTGGTACCAGGAAGTCTGGTCTTGATCGGAGGCGATCCAGGGATTGGCAAATCCACCCTGCTCTTGCAGGTTTCTACCCAGCTTTCGACCATTGGCACGGTCCTCTATGTGTCGGGGGAAGAGTCTGCCCAGCAGATTAAGTTGCGGGCGGAGCGTTTGGGCGACATCGACAGCGAGTTCTATCTCTATGCGGAGACCAATATGCAGAGCATTCGGACCGAGATTGAGAAGATAAAACCAGATTTCCTGATTATCGACTCTATCCAGACCATTATGAGCCCTGACATCTCCAGCGTGCAAGGCTCTGTCAGTCAGGTCCGTGAAGTAACCAATGAACTCATGCAGATTGCCAAGACCAACAACATCGCAACCTTCATCGTCGGCCACATGACCAAGGAAGGCACCTTGGCTGGACCGCGGACCCTGGAGCACATGGTGGACACCGTTCTCTATTTTGAGGGCGAGCGACAGCACACCTTCCGTATCTTGCGGGCGGTCAAAAACCGCTTTGGCTCCACCAACGAAATCGGCATTTTTGAAATGCAGTCACAGGGCTTGGTCGAAGTCCTCAATCCTAGTGAAGTCTTTCTAGAAGAGCGTCTGGACGGGGCGACAGGCTCTGCTATTGTCGTGACCATGGAGGGCACCCGCCCTATCCTTGCAGAAGTGCAGGCCCTGGTGACGCCGACCATGTTTGGCAATGCCAAGCGGACCACGACAGGCTTGGACTTCAACCGTGCCAGCTTGATTATGGCGGTTTTGGAAAAACGGGCAGGCCTGCTCCTCCAAAACCAAGATGCCTACCTCAAGTCGGCAGGCGGTGTCAAACTGGATGAGCCAGCTATTGACCTAGCGGTCGCAGTTGCCCTTGCCTCCAGTTATAAGGATAAGCCGACCAACCCACAAGAGTGCTTTATAGGCGAAATCGGTCTGACAGGTGAAATCCGCCGCGTCAATCGGATTGAACAACGGATTAACGAAGCCGCTAAATTGGGCTTTACCAAGGTCTATGCCCCCAAAAATTCTCTGACCGGTATCAAGGTGCCCAAGGAAATCACCGTTATCGGCGTGACCACCATTGGCGAAGTCTTGCAGAAAGTGTTCAACTGA
- a CDS encoding helix-turn-helix domain-containing protein: MMKWDFGTVLKEIRKSKGLSQQEVCGDALSRTTLSKIENNKEYPTIAHFSHILRQLDMTFAEFDYICHAYQPSERSSIIHRFENLRGLFFSESNCRDFLYQVEQYLKKHEDIRVQRIEKQLRLLLSILQVGDGQQTKQLAQELWQELEKSDTWYLADFRKLSLILPIIPVVHLENFVDKILLSLDKYKNFRDIHVSHLTFLYNLSTVLLRKEKYGLCHPVMERVYAMAQESMRIDYVGMANVRMGIFQQDREMVDKGLTILRAADLLEMVEQLEQEVEKYWEIFGSEEV; this comes from the coding sequence ATGATGAAGTGGGATTTTGGAACAGTCTTAAAAGAGATTCGCAAATCAAAAGGGCTTAGCCAGCAGGAAGTTTGTGGAGATGCCTTGTCACGGACGACCCTATCAAAAATTGAAAACAACAAAGAGTACCCGACCATTGCTCACTTTTCCCATATTCTTCGTCAGCTGGATATGACCTTTGCAGAGTTTGACTATATCTGCCATGCCTATCAGCCTTCGGAGCGTTCTTCTATCATCCATCGCTTTGAAAATCTGAGAGGACTATTTTTTTCTGAATCAAACTGTCGGGATTTTTTGTACCAAGTAGAGCAGTATTTGAAGAAGCATGAAGATATACGGGTTCAGCGGATAGAAAAACAATTACGTTTGTTGCTATCTATCCTTCAGGTAGGAGATGGGCAACAAACAAAGCAGCTAGCTCAGGAACTCTGGCAAGAGCTAGAAAAGTCAGATACTTGGTATCTGGCTGATTTTCGTAAGCTAAGTCTTATTCTTCCGATTATTCCTGTAGTCCATTTGGAAAATTTTGTAGATAAAATTTTGCTTTCCTTGGACAAATATAAGAATTTCAGAGACATTCATGTTAGTCATTTGACTTTTCTCTATAACCTATCAACTGTCTTGTTGAGAAAAGAAAAGTATGGCTTGTGTCATCCTGTTATGGAGAGAGTTTATGCCATGGCTCAGGAAAGTATGCGGATTGATTATGTAGGCATGGCCAATGTCCGTATGGGCATCTTTCAACAGGATAGAGAGATGGTGGACAAGGGGCTTACCATTCTCCGAGCCGCAGACTTGCTAGAGATGGTTGAACAGTTGGAGCAAGAAGTCGAGAAGTATTGGGAGATTTTTGGCTCGGAAGAGGTTTGA
- a CDS encoding beta-class carbonic anhydrase, translating into MSYFQNFMKANKAYVDLHGDYHLPLRPKTKVAIVTCMDSRLHVAQALGLALGDAHILRNAGGRVTEDMIRSLVISQQQLGTREIVVLHHTDCGAQTFINEDFAVQLKRDLGVDVAGQDFLPFTDIEESVREDIALLKQSPLIPDDIEISGAVYDVDTGRMIEVI; encoded by the coding sequence ATGTCTTATTTTCAAAACTTTATGAAGGCCAACAAGGCCTATGTTGATCTGCATGGTGATTACCATTTGCCTCTTCGTCCAAAGACAAAGGTGGCTATCGTGACCTGTATGGACTCACGGCTTCACGTGGCGCAGGCCTTGGGCTTGGCTCTGGGTGATGCCCACATTTTGCGGAATGCGGGTGGGCGCGTGACGGAGGACATGATTCGTTCGCTAGTCATTTCCCAGCAGCAGCTCGGCACAAGGGAAATCGTGGTGCTCCACCATACAGACTGCGGTGCCCAGACCTTTATCAATGAGGACTTTGCGGTCCAACTCAAGCGGGATCTGGGAGTGGATGTGGCTGGTCAGGACTTTCTTCCTTTTACAGACATTGAAGAAAGCGTGCGGGAGGATATTGCTCTCTTGAAACAATCTCCGCTCATACCTGACGACATTGAAATTTCTGGTGCGGTTTATGATGTGGATACGGGTCGTATGATAGAAGTTATATAG
- the gltX gene encoding glutamate--tRNA ligase, which produces MTKPIRVRYAPSPTGLLHIGNARTALFNYLFARHHGGTFLIRIEDTDRKRHVEDGERSQLENLRWLGIDWDESPETHEQYRQSERLDIYQKYVDQLLAEGKAYKSYVTEEELAAERERQEAAGETPRYINEYLGMSEDEKAAYIAEREAAGIVPTVRLAVNETGIYKWNDMVKGEIEFEGGNIGGDWVIQKRDGYPTYNFAVVVDDHLMEISHVIRGDDHIANTPKQLMVYEALGWEAPEFGHMTLIINSETGKKLSKRDTNTLQFIEDYRRKGYMPEAVFNFIGLLGWNPGGEEEIFSREQFIQLFDENRLSKSPAAFDQKKMDWMSNEYIKNADLETIFNLAKPFLEEAGRLTDKAEKLVELYKPQMSSADEIVPLTDLFFSDFPELTDEEKEVMAGETVPTVLNALKEKLEAMTDEDFQPDNIFPQIKAVQKETGIKGKNLFMPIRIAVSGEMHGPELPNTIYLLGREKSIQHIDNMLKSL; this is translated from the coding sequence ATGACTAAACCAATTCGTGTGCGTTACGCACCAAGTCCAACGGGACTTTTGCATATCGGAAATGCCCGTACAGCATTGTTCAACTATCTTTTTGCCCGTCATCACGGCGGTACTTTCCTTATTCGTATCGAAGACACAGACCGCAAACGCCATGTGGAAGACGGCGAGCGTTCTCAGCTTGAAAACCTGCGTTGGTTGGGTATTGATTGGGATGAGAGTCCAGAAACTCATGAGCAATACCGTCAATCAGAGCGTTTGGATATTTACCAAAAGTATGTTGATCAGCTCTTGGCAGAAGGCAAGGCCTATAAGTCTTACGTGACAGAAGAAGAATTGGCGGCGGAGCGTGAGCGTCAGGAAGCTGCGGGCGAAACACCTCGCTACATCAACGAATACCTGGGTATGTCTGAAGATGAAAAAGCAGCCTACATCGCAGAGCGTGAGGCGGCTGGCATTGTCCCAACGGTTCGCTTAGCTGTCAACGAAACAGGTATCTACAAATGGAATGACATGGTTAAGGGCGAAATCGAGTTCGAAGGTGGCAACATCGGTGGTGACTGGGTTATCCAGAAACGTGACGGCTATCCAACCTACAACTTTGCCGTGGTGGTAGACGATCATCTCATGGAAATCTCGCACGTTATCCGTGGGGACGACCACATTGCCAATACACCCAAGCAACTCATGGTCTATGAAGCACTTGGTTGGGAAGCACCAGAATTTGGTCATATGACTTTGATTATCAACTCTGAGACTGGTAAAAAACTGTCCAAACGTGATACCAACACCCTTCAGTTTATCGAAGATTACCGTCGTAAAGGGTACATGCCTGAAGCTGTTTTCAACTTTATCGGTCTCTTGGGTTGGAACCCTGGTGGTGAAGAGGAAATCTTCTCTCGTGAGCAATTTATCCAACTCTTCGATGAAAATCGCCTCAGCAAATCACCAGCAGCATTTGACCAGAAGAAAATGGACTGGATGAGCAATGAGTACATCAAAAATGCTGATTTGGAAACTATTTTCAACCTTGCCAAACCATTCTTGGAAGAAGCGGGTCGCTTGACAGACAAGGCAGAAAAATTGGTGGAACTTTACAAGCCACAAATGTCATCTGCGGATGAAATCGTTCCGCTGACAGACCTTTTCTTCTCTGATTTCCCAGAATTGACTGATGAAGAAAAAGAAGTCATGGCAGGCGAAACGGTACCGACTGTCCTCAATGCCCTCAAGGAAAAATTGGAAGCCATGACGGACGAAGATTTCCAACCAGACAACATCTTCCCACAAATCAAGGCTGTTCAAAAAGAAACAGGCATCAAGGGCAAAAACCTCTTCATGCCAATCCGTATCGCCGTTTCAGGTGAAATGCACGGACCAGAGTTGCCAAATACCATTTACCTACTCGGCCGTGAAAAATCCATCCAGCATATTGATAATATGTTGAAGAGTTTGTAA